One genomic window of Sporosarcina ureae includes the following:
- a CDS encoding LysR family transcriptional regulator — MELKDLHAFIEVANHLSFTKAAEHSYISQPTLSKSVKKLEEKLNVILFNRSTRSLRLTDAGVIVYEQGQQILQLFGELPVLLEDLAEGVSGEIKIGMPPLIGTLFFPQIAKRLSKNYPHIKIELHELGAKVVEELVDKGQIDVGIIVLPTDQDAFQVQPFISDTFFLFVHTDHPFAKRDAVALSELINEQLILFSKSFTLHRYIIGACKEAGFNPTISYESSQWDLIIELVAAKLGITLLPRSISTKFTNENIKMIPIEGPPLLWKLGIVTKKNSYHSFALKKFMQMF, encoded by the coding sequence ATGGAACTTAAAGACCTTCATGCTTTTATAGAAGTAGCAAATCATCTAAGCTTTACAAAGGCGGCTGAACATTCTTATATATCACAGCCCACTCTAAGTAAATCAGTGAAAAAACTTGAAGAAAAACTGAATGTTATCCTTTTCAACCGTTCTACTCGTAGCCTCCGTTTGACAGATGCAGGAGTAATTGTATATGAGCAAGGACAACAAATTCTCCAATTGTTCGGCGAGCTCCCTGTCTTACTCGAAGATCTTGCCGAGGGCGTATCAGGAGAAATTAAAATCGGCATGCCACCTTTGATTGGCACATTGTTCTTTCCGCAGATCGCTAAACGTCTTTCAAAGAATTACCCTCATATTAAAATTGAATTGCATGAACTAGGTGCCAAAGTCGTCGAAGAGCTTGTAGATAAAGGCCAGATTGATGTCGGTATTATCGTGCTACCAACAGATCAAGACGCTTTCCAAGTTCAGCCTTTTATCTCAGATACATTCTTCCTGTTTGTCCATACTGATCATCCTTTTGCAAAACGAGATGCTGTCGCTTTATCTGAGTTAATAAACGAGCAGCTTATCCTATTTTCTAAAAGTTTTACCTTACACCGCTATATCATAGGTGCTTGCAAAGAGGCCGGGTTTAATCCTACTATATCGTATGAAAGCTCCCAGTGGGATTTGATCATTGAACTGGTTGCAGCAAAACTGGGGATCACGCTTCTTCCCCGATCGATATCGACGAAATTTACTAATGAAAACATTAAGATGATTCCCATCGAAGGACCACCTTTACTATGGAAGCTCGGCATCGTCACTAAGAAAAACAGTTATCATTCATTTGCATTGAAAAAATTTATGCAGATGTTTTGA
- a CDS encoding ABC-F family ATP-binding cassette domain-containing protein: MSLLTVKNISHGFGDRVIFEDVSFRLLAGEHIGLVGANGEGKSTFMNIITHKLEPDAGTVTWSKRVRIGYLDQHAALKQGMSIRDVLRTAFQYLYDMETEMNSLFAKMGEVEPDELESLLEETGQIQESLEQSDFYMIDAKVEEVANGLGLDEFGLDTDVNDLSGGQRTKVLLAKLLLEKPDILLLDEPTNYLDVEHIEWLRTYLQEYPGAFILISHDIPFLNSVINLIYHMENQQVNRYPGDYDEFLRVREMRQQQVEAAYKKQQKEISHLKDFVARNKANAATSRMATSRQKKLDKMDIIELDSEKPKPHFDFKTARTPGKYLFETTDLVIGYDEPLSKPLNLSMERGQKIALAGANGIGKTTLLKSILGEITALSGKVEQGEHLAIGYFEQEMKTDTDNTCLEEIWSEFPHFAQYEVRAALARVGLTTKHIESKVKVLSGGERAKVRLCKLVNSETNLLVLDEPTNHLDYDAKEELKRALKEYKGSILLISHEPDFYEDVVSTIWNGETWTTKMF; the protein is encoded by the coding sequence ATGAGTTTATTGACAGTAAAAAATATTAGCCACGGTTTCGGCGACCGTGTGATTTTCGAAGATGTATCATTTCGTCTATTGGCAGGTGAACATATAGGATTAGTAGGTGCAAACGGAGAAGGTAAATCTACATTTATGAATATCATTACGCATAAGCTGGAGCCGGATGCAGGAACAGTGACATGGTCAAAGCGTGTACGTATCGGATATTTAGATCAACATGCAGCTTTAAAGCAGGGGATGTCCATCCGTGATGTATTGCGCACAGCGTTTCAATATTTGTATGATATGGAAACGGAAATGAACAGTCTTTTTGCGAAGATGGGCGAAGTAGAACCAGACGAACTGGAAAGTTTGCTTGAAGAAACCGGGCAAATTCAAGAATCTCTAGAGCAGAGTGACTTTTACATGATTGACGCAAAAGTGGAAGAAGTCGCAAACGGTCTCGGGCTCGATGAATTCGGATTGGATACTGATGTGAATGATTTGAGTGGAGGCCAGCGCACTAAAGTATTACTGGCTAAACTGTTGCTTGAAAAGCCTGATATTTTATTGCTTGATGAGCCAACGAACTATTTGGATGTCGAGCATATTGAATGGTTGCGTACATATTTGCAAGAGTATCCAGGGGCATTCATTTTGATCTCGCATGATATTCCATTCTTGAACAGTGTCATTAACTTGATCTATCATATGGAAAATCAACAGGTCAATCGTTACCCTGGTGACTATGACGAGTTTTTACGTGTGCGTGAAATGAGACAGCAACAGGTCGAAGCTGCTTATAAAAAGCAACAGAAAGAAATCTCTCATTTGAAAGACTTCGTAGCGCGTAATAAAGCGAATGCGGCAACGAGTCGAATGGCAACGTCTCGACAGAAAAAACTAGATAAGATGGACATCATTGAGTTGGATTCTGAAAAACCGAAACCTCATTTTGATTTTAAAACGGCAAGAACACCTGGGAAATATTTATTTGAAACGACAGATCTAGTCATTGGATACGATGAGCCGCTGTCGAAGCCTTTGAATCTTTCAATGGAACGTGGACAGAAGATTGCTCTTGCAGGAGCAAACGGGATTGGGAAAACGACGTTGTTAAAAAGTATTCTCGGGGAAATAACCGCTCTTTCAGGTAAAGTGGAGCAAGGTGAGCATCTAGCAATCGGTTACTTCGAACAGGAAATGAAAACAGACACGGACAATACGTGCTTGGAAGAGATTTGGAGTGAATTTCCTCACTTTGCACAATATGAAGTACGTGCGGCTTTAGCGCGAGTCGGATTAACGACGAAACATATTGAAAGTAAGGTAAAGGTATTAAGTGGAGGAGAACGTGCGAAGGTGCGTCTTTGTAAACTGGTAAATAGTGAAACCAATTTATTAGTTTTAGATGAACCAACAAACCACTTGGATTATGATGCAAAAGAAGAACTGAAACGTGCTCTAAAAGAGTATAAAGGAAGTATCTTACTTATTTCACATGAACCTGACTTTTATGAAGATGTAGTATCTACTATTTGGAATGGGGAGACATGGACTACGAAGATGTTCTAA
- a CDS encoding GntR family transcriptional regulator, with amino-acid sequence MKLDPHSPLPLHVQLKEIIKNSIEEGLYQDKIPSERELTEQHDVSRATVREAVSQLVREGMLEKKHGKGTFISIKPIHDWLGSLSSMTETINQMGMKPGAKLIEHMVVKTPEPVRNFTDEAEMYVIKRLRYADETPLAIETHYYPVDIGRELAGLDIANGAIYDLLENELHIQLSEAEQIITSNTLNSEDTELLGINQSDNTLQTERFLTDTKGSLIEYYIANCKADMYSFHIKLSRER; translated from the coding sequence ATGAAATTAGATCCTCATAGTCCATTACCACTACACGTTCAACTTAAAGAAATAATCAAGAACTCTATCGAAGAAGGTCTTTATCAAGACAAGATCCCTAGTGAAAGAGAGCTAACAGAACAACATGATGTAAGTAGAGCTACAGTAAGAGAGGCTGTGTCCCAACTAGTTAGGGAAGGTATGCTGGAAAAGAAACATGGTAAAGGAACGTTCATATCGATAAAACCAATACATGACTGGCTAGGATCTTTAAGCAGTATGACTGAAACAATTAATCAAATGGGCATGAAGCCGGGGGCGAAGTTAATAGAGCATATGGTTGTGAAAACTCCAGAACCGGTTCGAAACTTTACAGATGAGGCTGAAATGTATGTAATCAAGCGCCTACGGTATGCTGATGAAACTCCATTAGCCATTGAAACTCATTATTATCCTGTGGATATAGGAAGAGAGTTGGCAGGGCTCGACATTGCTAATGGTGCAATTTATGATTTGCTAGAAAATGAACTCCATATTCAATTATCAGAAGCGGAACAGATTATAACGAGCAACACTTTGAATAGTGAAGATACAGAGTTATTAGGAATTAACCAATCAGATAATACTCTGCAAACGGAAAGGTTTTTGACGGATACGAAAGGTTCGTTGATTGAATACTATATCGCTAATTGTAAAGCTGATATGTATTCTTTTCACATTAAGCTATCAAGAGAAAGGTGA
- a CDS encoding polyphenol oxidase family protein produces the protein MKTMIYQDHDNILTGMTMKDCSEPECNNMALHACVSAVDVTNNRRRLASFLQCELEDFVFANQTHSANFHKVTAQDRGKGALRQETAIADTDALYTFETDMVLCSLTADCVPVLFYSDDSTLIGAIHSGWQGTVKEITLKLFRHLQHNEQCDLSQIHVQIGAALSQEKFEVDEDVYKKFHELGYADQWIDYQVKTKKYHINNQLTVKKQCELAGIPEANITIDRTCTFLSPNGFSYRQDKQAGRHVSFIKRTTQKMQ, from the coding sequence ATGAAAACCATGATCTATCAAGACCACGACAATATCCTAACGGGGATGACCATGAAAGATTGCAGTGAACCGGAATGCAATAATATGGCCTTGCATGCATGTGTTTCAGCAGTTGATGTGACGAACAATCGCCGACGATTGGCGAGCTTCTTACAATGTGAGTTGGAAGATTTCGTATTTGCCAACCAAACACATAGCGCGAACTTTCATAAAGTGACTGCACAAGACCGTGGTAAAGGAGCATTGCGACAAGAAACGGCAATTGCAGATACGGATGCACTGTATACATTTGAAACCGACATGGTACTATGCAGTTTAACAGCGGACTGTGTGCCTGTACTGTTTTACAGTGACGACAGCACATTAATAGGTGCTATTCATTCAGGATGGCAGGGGACTGTAAAGGAAATTACACTAAAGCTGTTCCGCCACTTACAACATAATGAGCAATGTGATCTGAGCCAAATTCATGTTCAAATCGGCGCCGCACTCAGTCAAGAAAAATTTGAAGTGGATGAAGACGTCTATAAGAAATTTCACGAGCTCGGCTATGCAGACCAATGGATCGACTATCAAGTCAAAACAAAAAAATATCATATTAATAATCAACTGACCGTGAAAAAACAATGCGAGTTGGCAGGAATACCCGAAGCAAATATTACAATCGACCGTACTTGTACATTCCTGAGTCCAAACGGCTTTTCATACCGTCAAGACAAGCAGGCAGGACGTCATGTCAGTTTCATCAAGCGAACCACGCAAAAGATGCAGTGA
- a CDS encoding amidohydrolase — MTNPINYIEHHKKEILQTYQELHAIAEPSWQEQQTSRYLQDQLSAAGLRITGFTGHHGFIAEIKGHTKGVIALRADMDALVQEVDGKVMANHSCGHDAHSTMALYTALALKNCEMDLHHTIRFIFQPAEEVAEGALQMMKEGVLEDVLFLGGLHVRPHTEVPFGKSAPAILHGSSATITGTITGTPAHAARPEEGNNPIEAASFLIQSLRQIRLQGNKKFSIKITELHSGETSNSIPASARFTLDVRAETNETMDALLAKARHIIQHTAALTETEIVYTEEGYSPAATENATAIRLAQRAIGSVLGEENVDVPCISQGAEDFHFYTWKTPDIPATMIGLGCDLKPGLHHPQMSFNTDALIYGAQILTQLLLNADQEL; from the coding sequence ATGACTAACCCAATAAACTATATAGAACATCATAAAAAGGAAATTCTACAGACCTATCAAGAACTGCATGCCATCGCTGAGCCTAGCTGGCAAGAACAGCAGACTTCACGGTATTTACAGGATCAGCTTTCGGCTGCCGGCTTACGCATCACCGGCTTTACTGGTCATCACGGATTCATTGCAGAAATCAAGGGCCATACGAAGGGCGTCATTGCGTTACGCGCGGATATGGATGCACTGGTACAGGAAGTCGATGGTAAAGTAATGGCTAACCATTCTTGCGGACATGATGCGCACAGTACGATGGCACTCTATACCGCACTAGCTTTGAAAAACTGCGAAATGGATTTGCATCATACGATCCGATTTATTTTCCAGCCTGCAGAAGAGGTAGCAGAAGGCGCGTTACAAATGATGAAAGAAGGCGTGCTCGAAGATGTTCTATTCCTAGGTGGCCTGCACGTGCGCCCGCATACGGAAGTTCCATTCGGTAAATCTGCCCCCGCAATTTTACACGGCTCGTCTGCGACTATTACAGGTACAATAACAGGGACGCCTGCACACGCAGCGAGACCTGAAGAAGGCAATAACCCAATCGAAGCAGCAAGTTTCCTAATCCAGTCCCTGCGTCAAATTCGTTTGCAAGGCAATAAAAAGTTTTCCATCAAAATCACCGAATTGCATAGTGGCGAAACGAGCAACTCTATCCCAGCCAGTGCACGGTTCACATTGGATGTTCGTGCGGAAACGAATGAAACAATGGATGCTCTGTTAGCAAAAGCCCGCCACATTATCCAACATACTGCAGCGCTGACAGAGACCGAGATTGTATATACTGAAGAAGGCTATTCACCCGCCGCTACGGAAAATGCCACGGCAATTCGACTGGCACAACGAGCGATTGGTTCTGTATTAGGAGAAGAAAACGTAGATGTGCCATGTATTTCTCAAGGAGCAGAAGACTTTCATTTTTACACTTGGAAAACACCTGATATTCCAGCGACGATGATTGGATTGGGTTGTGATTTGAAACCAGGGTTACATCATCCACAAATGTCCTTCAATACCGATGCATTAATTTATGGTGCACAAATTCTGACGCAACTATTGCTGAATGCGGATCAAGAGTTATGA
- a CDS encoding CoA transferase subunit A, translating to MSKVMNSFMEAVSDIQDGATLIVGGFGLCGIPEKSIQALQDSGVKDLTVASNNCGIDDAGLGKLLDNKQIKKMIASYVGENKTFEKQFLNGELEVELSPQGTLAERIRAGGAGIPGFYTATGVGTPIAEGKETKEFNGKTYLLEEGIVGDFALVKAWKADTLGNLVYRKTAMNFNPLAATAGKITIAEVEEIVEAGELTPEEIDTPGIYVQRVLLGTDYEKRIERLTVNKA from the coding sequence ATGAGTAAAGTGATGAATTCATTTATGGAAGCGGTTTCAGATATTCAAGATGGTGCTACGTTAATTGTGGGAGGCTTCGGTTTATGTGGTATTCCGGAAAAATCCATACAGGCGTTACAAGATAGTGGCGTAAAGGATTTAACGGTTGCAAGCAATAACTGTGGAATAGATGATGCGGGTCTTGGAAAGTTACTAGATAATAAACAGATAAAGAAGATGATTGCTTCTTATGTGGGAGAAAATAAGACGTTTGAAAAGCAGTTTCTTAATGGAGAGCTAGAAGTAGAATTGAGTCCCCAAGGAACGCTTGCAGAGAGAATTAGAGCGGGGGGTGCAGGGATTCCTGGATTCTACACAGCAACAGGGGTAGGTACACCAATCGCTGAAGGTAAAGAGACAAAAGAATTTAACGGCAAGACGTATCTACTTGAAGAAGGTATCGTCGGAGACTTTGCGCTTGTGAAAGCTTGGAAGGCGGATACACTTGGAAATCTGGTTTACCGCAAGACAGCGATGAACTTTAATCCGTTAGCTGCAACAGCAGGTAAAATAACGATTGCGGAAGTAGAAGAAATCGTGGAAGCCGGTGAGCTTACTCCAGAAGAAATTGATACGCCAGGCATCTACGTACAGCGAGTACTACTCGGAACAGATTACGAAAAACGCATTGAACGCTTAACAGTGAATAAAGCGTAA
- a CDS encoding 3-hydroxyacyl-CoA dehydrogenase family protein produces the protein MERIAIIGCGTMGHSIALSAAWAGYDVTMYGIAIEELERALTSIESKLQVLRDNDLLAVEEVQSVKDRITTVTTMDEAVKGATFIIEAVPERLELKQQIFKQLDELCDPSVILASNTSAISPTDIAAQTKHPERTVITHFWHPAHLIPLVEVVRGERTNDQTVERSIALMNGLNKKPIEVKKEAPGFVGNRLQFALLREAQHILQEGIATKEDIDAAVLYSIGRRLPVTGPFLSADMGGLDVYTDISNYLYKDLSNAHQSAASMQELVEAGELGSKTGKGYYEWNTSFTEEIHSAREKELIRYVKQDRGM, from the coding sequence ATGGAAAGAATAGCAATTATCGGATGCGGTACAATGGGTCATTCAATTGCATTGAGTGCTGCGTGGGCGGGATACGATGTAACGATGTATGGAATAGCCATTGAAGAACTAGAGCGTGCGCTGACAAGTATTGAAAGTAAGTTGCAAGTGCTAAGGGATAATGATTTGTTGGCGGTTGAAGAAGTACAATCAGTGAAAGACAGAATTACTACAGTAACAACAATGGATGAAGCGGTGAAAGGTGCTACGTTCATTATCGAAGCAGTGCCTGAACGTCTCGAGTTGAAGCAACAAATCTTCAAACAACTCGATGAGCTTTGCGATCCATCCGTTATTCTGGCAAGTAATACTTCGGCAATCAGTCCAACTGACATTGCGGCTCAAACGAAACATCCTGAACGTACGGTCATCACACACTTTTGGCATCCGGCGCATTTGATTCCATTAGTCGAAGTAGTTAGAGGAGAGAGAACAAACGACCAGACAGTTGAACGTTCGATAGCATTAATGAATGGGCTAAATAAAAAGCCGATCGAAGTGAAAAAGGAAGCGCCCGGATTTGTAGGGAATCGTCTACAATTCGCTTTGTTGCGTGAAGCACAGCATATTCTACAAGAAGGAATTGCGACCAAAGAAGATATAGATGCCGCAGTTCTTTACAGTATCGGTAGAAGATTACCTGTCACGGGTCCTTTCTTATCGGCAGATATGGGTGGTCTGGATGTTTACACAGACATATCGAATTATCTATATAAGGATTTATCGAATGCACACCAATCCGCAGCTAGTATGCAGGAATTGGTGGAAGCGGGAGAGCTCGGTAGTAAAACAGGTAAGGGGTATTATGAGTGGAATACTTCGTTTACTGAGGAGATACATTCTGCGCGGGAAAAAGAACTGATACGTTATGTGAAGCAAGATAGGGGAATGTAA
- a CDS encoding 3-oxoacid CoA-transferase subunit B yields MTETRNIIVKRAVEEIQDGMNVNLGIGMPTLVANEIPAGMTVLLQSENGLLGIGPYPVEGQEDADLINAGKETITTVPGSSFFDSAESFAMIRGGHIDLAILGGMEVSENGDLANWMIPGKVVKGMGGAMDLVVGAKRVVIIMDHVNKHGESKVKKTCSLPLTGIGVVDRLITDLAVFDFTRDGMVLVETSAGISIDEVQDKTEASFTISPNFTAR; encoded by the coding sequence ATGACGGAAACACGAAATATAATCGTAAAACGTGCGGTAGAAGAAATTCAGGACGGTATGAACGTCAACCTCGGTATCGGTATGCCCACCCTTGTTGCTAACGAAATTCCAGCTGGTATGACGGTTTTATTGCAATCGGAAAATGGCCTGCTTGGCATCGGGCCTTATCCAGTAGAAGGGCAAGAGGATGCAGATCTGATCAACGCTGGAAAGGAAACGATTACGACAGTCCCAGGCTCGTCCTTCTTTGATAGTGCGGAATCGTTCGCAATGATTCGTGGTGGACACATTGACTTGGCAATTCTCGGTGGTATGGAAGTATCTGAAAATGGAGACCTGGCCAACTGGATGATACCAGGAAAAGTGGTGAAAGGAATGGGCGGCGCAATGGACTTGGTTGTCGGTGCAAAACGTGTCGTAATCATCATGGATCATGTCAATAAACACGGTGAATCGAAAGTTAAGAAAACGTGTTCGTTGCCGTTAACGGGTATTGGTGTGGTAGATCGACTCATTACGGATTTGGCTGTGTTTGATTTCACACGGGATGGCATGGTGCTTGTCGAAACTTCCGCTGGTATTTCCATAGATGAAGTACAAGACAAGACGGAAGCAAGTTTTACAATTTCTCCAAACTTTACGGCTAGATAA
- a CDS encoding amidohydrolase, whose product MIKADLIIHNGTVLTLDKDSTKGRSLTSYQGRITGIWDAEKPPEEKIMRAEKVEEIDLNGKTIMPGFIDTHNHLLMYSQNKAQVNCSSPLHKSIKDIQASVTKECSVKEKGEWILGYGYDDTMLDEKRHPSKEDLDAISTVHPIFIRHISGHLAAANTVALELAGVNKDTPKPDGGYFGKDQNGELTGVLYEPGAMDLVFDFVPIPSTEEIVELIRQGALDYLAQGITTNTDAGVGLHLLEREFDAHILAVQSKANPMKMRLMILSYLLEKGGVFSEYTAVELDKEIRKKTNDRAKLDSAKLFQDGSIQGLTGALRKPYYCDDKLYGDLIYTQEQLNDYVLDFHQRGFRIATHGNGDRAINSIIESYESAINNGEQRDHHHRIEHVQTATGEDLKKMKSLNIAASFFINHIYYWGDRHRDIFLGPERAKRMNALRDAKDLDMLYTLHSDCPITPISPLFSIWVAVNRVTRDGKVLGENQKIDVESALKSMTIYGAQLNFEEDEVGSIELGKAADFVVLNENPVEIDPMRIKDIIVEMTIIDGELAYKKP is encoded by the coding sequence ATGATAAAAGCCGATTTAATTATTCACAATGGCACGGTTTTAACCCTTGATAAAGATAGCACTAAGGGGCGTTCGCTTACGAGTTATCAGGGACGTATAACGGGTATATGGGATGCAGAAAAACCACCTGAAGAGAAAATAATGCGGGCGGAAAAAGTAGAGGAAATAGACTTGAATGGTAAAACTATAATGCCGGGTTTTATAGACACTCATAATCATTTGCTGATGTATTCTCAGAATAAGGCCCAAGTAAACTGTTCATCGCCTTTACATAAAAGTATAAAAGATATACAAGCCAGCGTGACTAAAGAGTGCTCGGTTAAAGAAAAAGGAGAATGGATCTTAGGATATGGATATGACGATACCATGCTCGATGAAAAACGACATCCATCTAAAGAGGATTTAGACGCAATAAGTACAGTTCATCCGATTTTCATTCGACATATTTCAGGCCACTTAGCTGCGGCTAATACGGTTGCTTTAGAGCTTGCCGGGGTGAATAAGGATACACCAAAACCTGATGGCGGTTATTTTGGAAAGGATCAGAACGGTGAACTTACAGGAGTGCTATATGAACCTGGAGCTATGGATCTAGTATTTGACTTCGTGCCAATACCAAGTACTGAAGAAATAGTTGAACTGATAAGACAAGGAGCTCTTGATTATCTTGCGCAGGGTATTACAACCAATACAGATGCAGGAGTAGGTTTACATTTGCTTGAGAGAGAATTTGATGCTCATATACTGGCTGTTCAATCAAAGGCGAATCCTATGAAAATGCGTCTCATGATATTAAGTTATCTGTTGGAAAAAGGCGGAGTGTTTAGTGAATATACTGCTGTAGAACTTGATAAGGAAATCCGGAAAAAGACAAATGACCGTGCAAAGTTAGATAGTGCAAAGCTATTTCAAGATGGCTCAATCCAAGGGCTGACAGGTGCATTGCGGAAACCGTACTACTGCGATGATAAGCTGTATGGAGATTTAATATACACGCAGGAACAATTAAATGATTATGTGTTAGACTTCCATCAAAGAGGTTTTAGAATTGCTACACACGGTAATGGAGACCGTGCAATAAATTCCATTATAGAATCCTATGAAAGCGCTATCAATAATGGGGAACAGCGTGATCATCATCATCGTATAGAACATGTCCAAACAGCAACAGGAGAAGATTTGAAAAAGATGAAGTCGTTAAATATCGCAGCTTCATTCTTCATAAATCATATTTACTACTGGGGTGATCGCCACCGTGATATCTTCTTGGGACCAGAGCGGGCTAAGCGAATGAATGCATTACGCGATGCTAAGGATCTTGATATGCTTTATACACTTCATTCTGACTGTCCCATCACACCCATCTCCCCGTTATTCTCTATCTGGGTAGCTGTCAATCGCGTTACTCGAGACGGAAAAGTCTTAGGTGAAAATCAAAAGATAGATGTGGAATCTGCGTTGAAATCAATGACGATTTATGGTGCTCAGCTGAATTTTGAAGAGGATGAGGTAGGTAGTATTGAATTAGGGAAAGCAGCAGACTTTGTAGTATTGAACGAAAATCCTGTGGAAATTGATCCTATGAGAATAAAAGATATTATAGTAGAAATGACAATTATTGATGGTGAATTAGCGTATAAGAAGCCATGA
- a CDS encoding ABC transporter substrate-binding protein: MKRLIIAMCLLVGLFLLSACSNTGDKENASKEEGPKKGGAMIYARGADSVGLDPINITDGESIRVTHAIFETLFEYDKDLQLQPKLAESYETSEDGLTWTLALKTGVQFHDGTDFNADAVVFNFERWMDPDNEYHIGDFPYYPFLYGGFKGEDNHKIESVTAIDEQTVEIRLKEKIAPFVSYLAIPMFGIASPTAIEKYNERFFENPVGTGPFKFESWSRNDKIVVKANENYYVENQPMLDQIIFTVIPDNSTRLNVLLSGEADFIDGMNPEDAKTVEKNENLKLVKRPSFNEGFLVMNTQKKPFDDVKVRQAMNMAIDKQSIVDGFYSGFGEVAKNPIPPSLWGYNEDIEDYAFDSEAAKALLADAGYSGGFETEIWTMNNPRPYLPQPMKTAEAIQANLKEIGVKATIVTYEWATYLEKTGNGEHPMALYGWTGVMADPDNFLYPNLSNTNMEPPANNKAFYDNEEFQKLIEQARVTFDQDERANLYKQAQVIFHNDAPWVPLAHTTPPLGFANYVKGFEPHPMENDNYATIYLDK, from the coding sequence ATGAAACGATTAATAATCGCAATGTGTCTGTTAGTAGGATTATTCCTCCTTAGCGCTTGTTCAAATACAGGTGACAAAGAGAATGCGTCTAAAGAAGAGGGACCGAAAAAAGGTGGCGCAATGATCTATGCAAGGGGAGCCGATTCGGTTGGACTCGATCCGATCAATATTACAGACGGCGAGTCGATTCGAGTAACACATGCAATTTTTGAAACATTATTTGAATATGATAAGGACTTACAGCTGCAACCCAAATTGGCTGAGTCGTATGAAACTAGTGAAGATGGTTTAACGTGGACGCTTGCGTTGAAAACAGGAGTACAGTTTCACGATGGAACAGACTTCAATGCAGATGCGGTAGTATTTAACTTTGAACGTTGGATGGATCCTGATAATGAATACCATATTGGTGATTTCCCTTATTATCCATTTCTTTACGGAGGGTTTAAAGGAGAAGATAATCATAAAATTGAATCTGTTACTGCGATAGATGAACAGACAGTGGAGATTAGATTGAAAGAGAAAATTGCCCCGTTCGTTAGCTATTTGGCTATTCCAATGTTCGGAATTGCAAGTCCGACAGCTATCGAAAAGTATAATGAACGATTCTTTGAAAACCCTGTTGGTACAGGCCCATTTAAATTTGAAAGCTGGTCTCGCAACGATAAAATCGTCGTGAAGGCAAATGAAAACTACTATGTAGAGAACCAGCCGATGCTGGATCAGATTATCTTTACAGTCATACCAGATAACTCTACGCGATTGAATGTACTTTTGAGTGGAGAAGCAGATTTCATTGATGGGATGAATCCAGAAGACGCAAAGACAGTGGAAAAAAATGAAAATCTCAAACTCGTTAAACGACCAAGTTTTAATGAGGGTTTTTTGGTTATGAACACGCAGAAGAAACCATTTGACGATGTAAAGGTCAGACAAGCCATGAATATGGCTATTGATAAACAGTCTATAGTTGATGGATTTTACAGCGGATTTGGGGAAGTGGCAAAGAATCCTATACCCCCTTCTTTATGGGGCTATAACGAAGACATCGAAGATTATGCTTTTGATTCTGAAGCAGCTAAAGCATTGCTAGCAGATGCAGGCTATTCGGGTGGTTTTGAGACGGAGATTTGGACAATGAATAATCCGCGACCCTATTTACCGCAACCAATGAAAACGGCAGAAGCGATTCAAGCGAATTTAAAGGAAATTGGAGTCAAAGCAACAATCGTGACATATGAGTGGGCAACATATTTAGAGAAGACAGGAAATGGTGAGCATCCAATGGCGTTATACGGTTGGACAGGCGTCATGGCAGACCCCGACAACTTCCTATATCCGAATCTAAGTAATACGAATATGGAGCCTCCTGCTAATAATAAAGCGTTTTACGATAATGAAGAATTCCAGAAACTGATTGAACAGGCGCGTGTTACGTTTGATCAAGATGAGCGGGCAAATCTGTATAAACAAGCACAAGTAATTTTTCATAACGATGCCCCGTGGGTTCCACTAGCACATACGACACCGCCTCTAGGATTTGCTAATTACGTTAAAGGTTTTGAACCACATCCAATGGAAAACGATAACTACGCAACAATATATTTAGATAAGTAA